In Cervus elaphus chromosome 7, mCerEla1.1, whole genome shotgun sequence, the following proteins share a genomic window:
- the VEGFA gene encoding vascular endothelial growth factor A isoform X4, whose amino-acid sequence MAEGGQKPHEVVKFMDVYQRSYCRPIETLVDIFQEYPDEIEFIFKPSCVPLMRCGGCCNDESLECVPTEEFNITMQIMRIKPHQGQHIGEMSFLQHNKCECRPKKDKARQEKKSVRGKGKGQKRKRKKSRYKSWSAPCGPCSERRKHLFVQDPQTCKCSCKNTDSRCKARQLELNERTCRCDKPRR is encoded by the exons TGGTGAAGTTCATGGATGTCTACCAGCGCAGCTACTGCCGTCCCATCGAGACCCTGGTGGACATCTTCCAGGAGTACCCAGATGAGATTGAATTCATCTTCAAGCCGTCCTGTGTGCCCCTGATGCGGTGCGGGGGCTGCTGTAATGATGAAAGTCTGGAGTGTGTGCCCACCGAGGAGTTCAACATCACCATGCAG ATTATGCGGATCAAACCTCACCAAGGCCAGCACATAGGAGAGATGAGCTTCCTACAGCATAACAAATGTGAATGCAG ACCAAAGAAAGATAAAGCAAGGCAAGAAAA aaaatcAGTTCGAGGAAAGGGCAAAGGGCAAAAAAGAAAGCGCAAGAAATCCCGGTATAAATCCTGGAGCGC TCCCTGTGGGCCTTGCTCAGAGCGGAGAAAGCATTTGTTTGTACAAGATCCGCAGACGTGTAAATGTTCCTGCAAAAACACAGACTCGCGTTGCAAGGCGAGGCAGCTTGAGTTAAACGAACGTACTTGCAG ATGTGACAAGCCGAGGCGGTGA